The Gossypium arboreum isolate Shixiya-1 chromosome 6, ASM2569848v2, whole genome shotgun sequence DNA window CTTTGCTTATAGGTTGAACTCTTATTAAATTTTCCTCTTTGGGAAAATTAATGATTTACTTCATTCTAATAATGGTTGTCTAAATGAATAGTGTTCTTTGTCCATGAAGGCAATGAAGCCCGGAGTTTCTTCATTGAACCCATATGCAGCATCATACATACCTCTTGCCAAAAGGGAGGCCAGTGATAATGTGACAGCCAAAGATATTAAACACAGCAATGAGAATGCTTGGTTCAAACCTTCCTCACACTTTGCATATAACCCGCACAGTAGCAATGCTTCTCTTGGCTCTTCAGCCTATGGTACTGAAAAGCACCAGGTTGCAGAAGGTTCTGCAGTGAAAAGCCATCCTGCTCATGGTTCTTTGATGCACAATCCTGGTGAAATGACTGACAAGCAGATTGTGGATGAAGAATTTGACATGGATTTGGAGTATCTTCGCATGTCATTTCCTGGTCTGTCCAATGAGTCTCTTTTGGATGTCTACTTGGCAAATGATGGAGACTTTGAAGCCACTGTTGATATGCTGAACCAACTTGAGGTAAATTTGAcctttgtttattttataattatgaatATCATCGTGAGCCTGATATTGGTGGATTGCTTTCCTTCATTCCTTCTCATTGtgagtttttcttttcttaaGCCTTGGGAGGATGAATGTTTGAGCTCCCCTCCTGCTGTTCTATCATGCACATCTCCAAGTGTCCCGCTATGAACTGCTAATAGTGAAGTAATTGAATTCCAGCATAATTTTCTGATTTTTATTGTctaattacatatttaacctgATTTTATATTTTTGGCTTCGACTAATAATTGTCTGATCAAAGAGTTCGGGATCTTactccatttttggcccattgTGGTGTAGCCACGGTTTTCTTCTTCATTACTTTTGTGCAACTTCTGATCTCATCATCATGTTTGGTGACTGAAGTGAAAGATCTTTTGGTTCCCGCTCTTTTCATGCTTTCATCTTATCTCATACATTCGTCATGTGATTGATTTTTCATATGGATTTTTGGTTCTTACCATAAGTAGTATGTCATTGTGTACTTGTTTTTATTCGCAATCATGTTACTGTTAGTTCAATATGTCCAAAGTGAGGATTCTATGTTAGGTTATTCTGTTAATAATTTCTGCTAATTGGGTAGATTAAGGATGCTGGTCTGGGCTTTTCCCTCATGCAGCAAACTTGGTTTTTGATCGttgtatgacaaattctttaTGCAGTTTGTTCAGCTTATCAGTATTTCGCGTAGGGCTACACCACACTGAGCTAAATGTTTAATTTGTATATGACTTTCACTGAAAAATGTAAAAAAGAAGTTTTTGTTTCTGATGGTATACTTTGTTGGAAATAATTTCTGGAGTATATGTCATGTTGATTTTTTAATTAGTTGATAATTTTGCAAAATGTGTACTTAAAATTTCTCTTGGTATTCATGGGATTGTTGTCTTGTTCAGATGCACACTGTTGAGTCATCTGAAACTCTTCCCGACTCTTTGGATATTGGTGATGTCTCAGAATACGGGTGTTCAGCAACCTGTGTTGGTCTTAAACTGAAGAACATGGCGGGTGAAACCAGTGCTTCTTCATCAGGCGGTGCAGAATCTGCTGTTGCCTCATGATCGACTTCCTGAAAGGATATATTTCAGTGTTTGTGGTATAGATGTATACACAACAAGTAGGGGCTTTCTTAAAATCTGAGAAATATGGTAAATGCTATAACATTTGAAAGATTGTTTATGTTGTATAGTTGTATGTTGCTTGTCTTGCCTAAACTGATACTGCAGTTGTGAGCTTTAATTTGATTGATGGAAAAGCTCCTTTCTGCAGTTAACATGCAAAACATAGTTTTCAAGAATGAAAATGATTCTTCCCTGTTTCTTTATTGTTGTTTTGGTTTTACATGCATTGCGTTCATGGTGTTATAAATTTGTATAAAATCTGCCAATTGTCATGTGTGATTTGTTTGGTTATATTTCAATTCGTAAGTTTTCTTTACGAGTCAAGTCAGAGTTATggataaattataatatattttgtttaagttatattttaatgtataaattaaagactaatttgaagcaatttttaataaaagattaaaataaactttaaatatTAGTATAGTGACTTTTGAAAAACTTAAatccttaaaaaaataaaatatattaagcaTTTAAATGCTGAAATTACTGCATCAACTAAATCAAGATTCAATATTTATTTTCCTGTTTAAACTCTAGAAACGATGGGAAATTGGGAATCCAGAAAAGAAAGTGTGAGAAAAGgttaaaagaaagtaaaaataTCATGGAAGTCCTTTTAAAGGTAGTTAAAGTGTATTTTTTTCTATTCAAAAATTAGTAAATTGATTTTTACACCTTATATTAAAAATTGGTCCTTTTGTTAAAAATTCATCTATTCTTATTATTAAAATTAGCCTCTATTTGTCAGAATGACACGTgtaattatttgattattttgttaaTCACACCAGtctttaataataaaattgataaatttttaataaaagactgacttataatttaatttaatgtaaaaaGATAAACTTAATTTGTGAGTAAAAaagtaaaatgtaatttaattatTAGTACAAGGTCTATCAAATTTTATCCCTAAAAGAAAAGAAGCCCAAACCCATGTAATGGAAGGCCTGGCACCCATTTGCTCTTCTGAGTCTAAACTCAGCCACTAAACCCCCTTTTCGTGTTCCTTTTCCTTTTAATACATAAACCCTTGTCTTCTGTTTCAGTTCCACCGTTAAAAATGAccatttcttctcttctcttctattcccctttcttctttcttctttgtTTCCGCTGCGAAAGGGTACctacaaatatttattaaatgcAATTGTATCTCCCAAGttcaaattttttattcaaaCTTCCATGCCTTTTTGTTTATCTTCTGCAGTTACTTATTCATGTAGAGTTTGCAGAAAGTTTCGTGTTCTAGCTTGGTTTTCTACTTCATGTGCTCTAAATACAGTAGATTACTTCAAAGAAATCGATACCCATGTTTCCGACTATCCTGAATTACAACGGAGGATGCAGAGTTATGCTATCTCAGGTGACTTTAGCAATGCTTTCTCTACTCTAAATTTGATGAAAAACATTGATGGGAAACCAACTGTGTATGATTGTAATGCTTTGATGTACTTTTACTTGAAGTCTAAGAACGCGTGTTGGCAAGAGTTGGTTGAAATGTATACCGGGATGAAGAGATTTGGTCCTCCACCAGTTGCATCCACTTTTAATACCCTTCTTAATGGAATGTTACTTCTTGATGATCTGAAACATGCAATTTTTATTGTTGAAGAGATGTATAGAAATCATTTTGTGCCATCCTTTACTTCTTTATCAAAAACGTTGAAAATGGCTGTCAAAGTAGGGAATTTACTTGATGGTCTTGTTGTTTTTGAGCTCATGTTGAGGTATGATTATCACCCAACAGAACCAactttgaataaatttattttaatgctTTGTGATGCTGGGATGGTTTCTGATGCATGTTTTGTGTTCTCTGTTCTTTTGAGAAAGAGTTATGTTTATAGTGTATATTGTTACAATCCTATTCTATGGGCTTTATGCAAGACCGGTCGAAGTTATACTGCTTTGCAATTGTTTTATTTGATGAAGAAGAAAGGGTTTGTTCATAATGTGTGTTCCTATACCGCTTTGATTTATGGGTTCTGTAGAGAAGGCCTGCAAGATAATGTTTTTCAATGGCTGGATTTCATGCAAAGTAATGGTTGTAAGCCTAATGTGATTACATACACGATAATTGTTAAGTTTCTTTTTGATAATGGGAAGTTTGAGGAGGCTATGGACTTCGTCAGTAAGATGGAAAGGGAAGGTTGTAACCCTGATCTGCTTACTTATAATGTCATTCTTCGTGAGCTTTGCCATAGAGATAGACTAGATGACATTTCTGAGTTAATTCAGGTGATGGATCAAAAAGGTCTTTCTCCGGATTCATATTCATATGCTGCTTTGTGTGGAGGCCTGCTCAAAATAGGAAAAGTCGGGGATGCATGTGAACTATTGCTTGATATATTTTCCAATGGAACTGCGGATGTTGCTGTCTATAATATTTACTTCCGATGTTTATGTCAAGAGAATAAATCAAGAGAAGCATTGTCTCAGTTGAAGCGCATGATGAAAGTTGGCTTTAAGCCAAACAATGTGTCATATAATACTATCTTGAGTGGTTTTtgtaaagaaaaaaatattaatgAGGCCTTGGAGCTTTTGTACCATTTTGAGTGGGATGTGAATGGGCCTGATGCGGTCACTTTCAATGCAATTTTGTCTACTGCATGCAGGCTAGGAAACTCTGCAATAATCCAAAGGATCTTGTATCATATGAGGTATGAAGACATGAAGCTTAATATTTTCAGTTTAACTTGTTTGGTTCGATATCTCTGCAGTAGTGGAAATTTTTCAGAGTGTTTGAAGTTAGTGGAGTCCATGATGTATAATAGTCCTACTCCACCTGTAGTCACCTTAAATATGCTGCTTCATAACCTTTGCAAGAACCGATTACTTGGAACTGCATACCGGATTTTCCAGAATTTAagaaacaccaagtgccttcctGATGTGACTTCATACAACATTCTCATCCATGCTTCTATAAGAGAGCACAATCACCTTCTGGTTGGTCAACTGTTAGGGGAAATGAAGAGACAGGGACTGAAACCGGATGTTTTTACCTATGGTTCATTAATTAGTGGCCTGTGTAAAGAAGGGAAGATATCAGCTGCTCTCCAATTGTGGAATCAAATGCTAGAGAGGGGCCTTATTCCTAGTGTTGTAATTTTCAATACCCTATTACATGCAATATTTCAGAGAGGCAAGTTTTGGGACATCCTCTTGTTACTTAAAGCCATGGTAGTGCAGGGCTTTCAACCTGATGAGGTAACTCTAGGGATCCTTAGCCAAGCAGTTTCAAATGGTTCGATGAAGAGATTTCCTAAAGTCGCTAAAGTTCTAGATTGGGTGATAAGTAATGACTTTCAGAAAGAAACAGATCAAAAGACAATAGCTGGCTGATTTATTTAGTTTTTGAAGTTTCTTTTCATATGATTGCTTGAAGCGAATTATGGCTCGCTTGGTCTTTTCTAAGAACATTTATGAAGGTTCAAGCCTGAATCAGGTATGAAAAGTTCTTAATTAATGGCCAAAAGAAGATACTTTTTGTTGAATCTATGTGTTGATGTTTTTTCACCAGAGAAAAGACACGTAAATCATTAATATTGAGAATCAACCTCACATGTTTTCTCTTGTTCTCGTGTGCAGTTGAAGAGGGAAAGTCCTTGCTTTCGGGAGCATCGATCTTTTTTCCATCTAGAGCATCTCATGCCAAACATCTTAAATGGAGGGTAGGTGATGTGTGTGTATTCTTCTCTCTTTCTAATTCGTTCCCTTTGGCCACACCCCTTAATGTAATATTTACCCAAGGATCTCTTAACTCTCATGATATTActctctttttttcatttttttttttttgataaatagACTTTTATATATActaccatttttttaaaattatggtGAGAATGGAGTTGCTTAGGATTTAACCTTATATTATTCTTATTGGTAAATGTTAACTATACCTATCAAATCCTCCATATAGAGACTGATTCAAATTTGTTCTTATACTATTAAATGAATCAACTAAGACCCTAtactattaaaaaaaataaaataagggcaAATTTTAAcagagttaatatttttaaagcttTTATGGTTCTGTAAATAAAATCTTCTGTTTGGAACAGAATtgcaaatgaaaaaaaatttatgttATTTTCTAAGCAATAAATGTTTGACTGTTAAATTTAttcttatttgatttatttttactAGTACGAGGATTGAATTGATCTATTTAATAGTAGAACTTATTTGAATCTGTCTTTATAATAGGTGGGCTTGACAGGTGCTTTCACCTTAGCAAAACAGTAGCCTTAATATTCTGCATTTCAAATAATATGCTTCAAATACAGTAGATGTCAGATGGCTGGCTTGATATGGAAAGAATTGACAACTTTATAACATGTTCTGTTTTGTAGAAAACTTCATCACTTCTTTTAGTATCTTTCTTGTTCTAGTAGGATTTTTAGCTATGAGAACTGATTCTACTTTATAGTATCCTATCTTACTAGAATATGATTTCGATTTTGAACATGGTTATGATGATGAACAGGAATCAGACCAGGGCATAAAACGGCAGAAGCTGAATTACCAACTCAAATCAGGGGTCTGATCTGGGATTGGATTGGACTAGCTTAGGGTCAAAACAGTACATACTGGTTGGTACGGCGGTTACTGGTAGGGAGCTGACTACCATGGTTTAGAAGTCAGAATCACCTTTGCGAATTGCGGTCTGTCAGCTAGTTAACCATGGCATCTCTTTTCCTTCTCCCATTTTACCTATCTATTGATTTCCCACAGAGTTTCTTTCATTCCTTAAGCTGAAGAGACGGCATGTGGGTTAGGGTTAATGCTAATGCTAATGATTTGCTTTATCATTGGTTGTACCATCTCTTTATATAAAAAATCAGAATAACTTAGCATGTGGGTTAGGGTTAATGCTAATGCTAATGATTTGCTTTATCATTGGTTGTACCATCTCTTTATATAAAAAATCAGAATAACTATCTGATTAGCATTTCTTGAATGTCCATGAATATATCATACATattgtgtcgaaaccattttttttttaaaaaaaagaggatcgactttaaaaacgaattatggagtcgccaccgatccttttttgaGGTGTAATCTGATCATCTTGaggttgatcattttaataaaatatttaatttactaaaacaataattttaggtCTACGAAAATTGAGAAAATGGGTTCGAAAGTCGGTTATGCATggggaagggttagcacccttgtaatgcctaaaattggtaccaattgattATTTAATGTCCTATCATTGAAAATTTGGAAAAGATTCAAAATACGATTCCTTTAAAAAAGTATGAACAATTCGAAATGGATTTTAAGGTTCTCTCGCTCCAAAGAAATAAAAAACCACATCCAATATATTAGGACACGATACTTTAAGCCTCTAAAAATTGAgatcatctcaaaattttcaaaacacgCAACGAACTCTTAAAATGATACTCCGCTATTTGGAAAAACGGAAAAACGGAAAAACGAAATCTAACacgttagggcacgttttctcgaattttcaaacacgaaacattgccttattttgaagagTTTGCGAATAAATAATTGTGAAACCGGCTCAAAATATATTCACTTGATTTACTTGAAGGTAAAAACAATTGATATTGGGAGATAAATTAGAATTTTAAATCATGATGCCAtaacaagaaataaataaaacataatcaTAAACATGAAACAGTAATATGTGAATACTGAATTAAAAACCAAAGAAAAACACATGATACACAACAAAACATGAAAACTAGGAACTAATATagcataaaacaatttaaaaaccatatgaacaatatacaaaGGGATAACATATGTTAGAATTTAAAATAgcttatatgtattaaaattgataatatataaataattattaatatatatatatatatatatatatatatatatataatatgcaaGAAGAAATGcgaaataaataatacataacatAATAACAAGTAAAACAAATTAATTTGACTAAGGATACATATATGAAAATGGAAAAAATGCATATACAAAGATActaaagtatttaaaatataaaaaaataaaataaaataagatccCTAAGAGAAccaaattatacataaataaatttaaaagaatatataaataataaatttaagagAAAATATTTACATGAAATAAAAGGAAGTCAATAATGTACACttagagtaaaaaaaaaaaaaaaacttagtataAGTTACACATACATGAAATAAAGAAAACTTAATATAAGCTAAGtatataaatacaaaataatatatgagagtattttggaaaaaaaacaaataaatatgcacataaaaaaacaatatattcttcttgttaaaataatatatacaaaataaatatatcaattttgttAAAAAAACTATATATTAAAACAATATATTCTTATTTTACAAAAAATGAATAAAGAACTTAACTggaagaaaaacaaaattaaagggaCAATTTATGAACAAAACGAACTATTTAAACAGAATTTTGAGCCAAAGTAAAATGCGCTCCAACGTTTGGGGTGTAAAAATGCGAATTAACCAAACCCCAAAACGGACTCTTTCAGCACGGACTAAGATGAACACTCGCGCAAATTCCTAGGacaatttaaaagaattaaagaaacTATGGAAAGGGCTCAATCGAACACTAGTGCAAAAGGGGAGGACTGGCCACGAAATTACCCATTCAAGGTAAAATGCGTGGACCCAGCCTGGCAAATGGGTCAACACGCTCCCCCCCCACCCCACCCCACCCCACCCCACCCCAAATGTTGTTTCACttctatcaattaaaccatttttatatttaaagaacattttaactttttgttcttttaaaaaaaaaaccttaaaaccTCTTATTCCTTCCCCTATTCGACCGACGCCACCTCTGTCAAAGACCCACGCGTTATGGCCGCCGGTGACGCAAGCACAACCCTGGTACGGTCCTTCCCCTCCCTTTTATACCTCGTATTTGTGTTGAAttcgaataaaaataaaataaaagggaaaaagagAATGGAAACGACAATGAACCTTTGGAATGCACTCTTCTACTTTTTGATTTTTGTATATTCTTGTTGAATATATATTCTCTGGTAATTTTTGAATCTGTGTTCTATTGCTCTTCTATTTGTCTctggaaaaaaaaaacagaaccCCCTTTTTACAATGAAAAATTGAAGGTTTTTATAGCCAAAAACCATACATTTTCTACCTATTTCTTTGCTCTAATTGCAGGTGTTGTGATGTCGTGGAGGAGTGCACGATCGTGGGGCATGGATCGCTGAGCTAGGGTCGTGTGTGGGAGTGCTTAGGCGTGCGTGGGAAGCGATCGTGGGGCTCTGGCCAAGCTGCTTTCAGAACCCTTAGTGTTGCTGGAATTTTGTGTTATTGGCTTAGGCCATTTGGGCCAGTTAAGGAGTTGGGCCACTACAATTTGGGCTTGTTTAATTTTGAGATTGGTTTCTTTTTttggttttaattatttttgcttTTATGTGTGTATGGGCTATAATTGGGTATTTGGGCCGGGCAAAAATCGGgttttacagctg harbors:
- the LOC108484559 gene encoding pentatricopeptide repeat-containing protein At1g64580-like, whose translation is MFPTILNYNGGCRVMLSQSKNACWQELVEMYTGMKRFGPPPVASTFNTLLNGMLLLDDLKHAIFIVEEMYRNHFVPSFTSLSKTLKMAVKVGNLLDGLVVFELMLRYDYHPTEPTLNKFILMLCDAGMVSDACFVFSVLLRKSYVYSVYCYNPILWALCKTGRSYTALQLFYLMKKKGFVHNVCSYTALIYGFCREGLQDNVFQWLDFMQSNGCKPNVITYTIIVKFLFDNGKFEEAMDFVSKMEREGCNPDLLTYNVILRELCHRDRLDDISELIQVMDQKGLSPDSYSYAALCGGLLKIGKVGDACELLLDIFSNGTADVAVYNIYFRCLCQENKSREALSQLKRMMKVGFKPNNVSYNTILSGFCKEKNINEALELLYHFEWDVNGPDAVTFNAILSTACRLGNSAIIQRILYHMRYEDMKLNIFSLTCLVRYLCSSGNFSECLKLVESMMYNSPTPPVVTLNMLLHNLCKNRLLGTAYRIFQNLRNTKCLPDVTSYNILIHASIREHNHLLVGQLLGEMKRQGLKPDVFTYGSLISGLCKEGKISAALQLWNQMLERGLIPSVVIFNTLLHAIFQRGKFWDILLLLKAMVVQGFQPDEVTLGILSQAVSNGSMKRFPKVAKVLDWVISNDFQKETDQKTIAG
- the LOC108484206 gene encoding polyadenylate-binding protein-interacting protein 6 isoform X3 → MKAMKPGVSSLNPYAASYIPLAKREASDNVTAKDIKHSNENAWFKPSSHFAYNPHSSNASLGSSAYGTEKHQVAEGSAVKSHPAHGSLMHNPGEMTDKQIVDEEFDMDLEYLRMSFPGLSNESLLDVYLANDGDFEATVDMLNQLEPWEDECLSSPPAVLSCTSPSVPL
- the LOC108484206 gene encoding polyadenylate-binding protein-interacting protein 5 isoform X1; the protein is MKAMKPGVSSLNPYAASYIPLAKREASDNVTAKDIKHSNENAWFKPSSHFAYNPHSSNASLGSSAYGTEKHQVAEGSAVKSHPAHGSLMHNPGEMTDKQIVDEEFDMDLEYLRMSFPGLSNESLLDVYLANDGDFEATVDMLNQLEMHTVESSETLPDSLDIGDVSEYGCSATCVGLKLKNMAGETSASSSGGAESAVAS
- the LOC108484206 gene encoding polyadenylate-binding protein-interacting protein 6 isoform X4, giving the protein MKPGVSSLNPYAASYIPLAKREASDNVTAKDIKHSNENAWFKPSSHFAYNPHSSNASLGSSAYGTEKHQVAEGSAVKSHPAHGSLMHNPGEMTDKQIVDEEFDMDLEYLRMSFPGLSNESLLDVYLANDGDFEATVDMLNQLEPWEDECLSSPPAVLSCTSPSVPL
- the LOC108484206 gene encoding polyadenylate-binding protein-interacting protein 5 isoform X2, which translates into the protein MKPGVSSLNPYAASYIPLAKREASDNVTAKDIKHSNENAWFKPSSHFAYNPHSSNASLGSSAYGTEKHQVAEGSAVKSHPAHGSLMHNPGEMTDKQIVDEEFDMDLEYLRMSFPGLSNESLLDVYLANDGDFEATVDMLNQLEMHTVESSETLPDSLDIGDVSEYGCSATCVGLKLKNMAGETSASSSGGAESAVAS